CTCCCGCGCTTCGGCGATGTGTTTGTCGTCGCGTCCGATGCGCGTGAGTAAGTCGCGTCCACTGACGAGCGCGGCGCAGAGTGCCGCGGCCGGGACGCAGCCGTGCTTGGAAGCTTGGACCAGCATTCGCGAGTAGCGGGGATGCATGGGGAGTCGAAGCATCTGGCGTCCGACGAGGGTGAGATCACTTTCGTGACGATGCGTTTCGATGGCTTGGCCTGCTATCGGGCGTGCGCTGCGCAGTGCGCCCAGCTGGGTGAGTAGCGATTCCGCCCTCTCCACGGCTTGAGTGTCCGGCTTGTCGAGCCAGGCGAAGCCTGCCGCTCGGCGGATGCCCAGGGAATGCAACAGCAGCACCACCTCGGCGAGGTCGGCCCGCTGGATTTCGGGGGTATTTCGCTCCGCTCGATTCAGGTGAGCGCTCTCGGTCCAAAGTCGCCAGCAGGTTCCGGGCGCAGTCCGGCCGGCGCGGCCTTTGCGCTGGTCGGCCGAGGCCCGGCTGATCGGCTCGAGATTGAGTGTGCCGATCCCGCGCTCGGCATCGTAGCGGGCCACGCGGGCCAGTCCGGAGTCGACGACATGACGGATGCCGTCAATGGTTACGGAGGTTTCGGCGACGTTGGTCGCCACGATGACCTTGCGCAGTGCGTTGGGAGCGAAAGCCAGGTCCTGCTCCTCGGGAGAAAGCTCCCCGTGCAGCGGGATCAGGGCCACGCGTTCGGCCAACCGTTGGCTGCGGATGGCGTTCATGGTGGACAGGATTTCGCCCATGCCCGGCATGAAGACCAAGATGTCCCCCTCGACGCTGGTTTGTATAATGCGCTCGACGGCATCCGCCGCTTGCTCGGTGATGGGGCGATCGTCGGGGCAGTCAAGATAGGAGACTTCGACCGGCCAGGATTGGCCCTCGGAGATCACAATTGGGCAGCCGCCCAGATAGGCCGCGACTGGCTCGGCATCGAGGGTGGCGGACATCACGCCGATTTTGAGATCGGGCCGGGTCGTGGCTTGGAGCTGCTTGGCCAGGGCGAGCGCTACATCGCTGAGCAGGTTCCGTTCATGGAACTCATCGAAGAGCAGGACGCCGACGTCGCTGAGTTGCGGGTCGTCCTGGATTTGACGGAGCAGAACCCCTTCGGTGATGAAGAGGATGCGAGTGCCCGCTTCCGTCCGGTCCTCGAAACGTATTTGATAGCCGACTTCTTTGCCTACCGGTGACTTCCGTTCCCACGCCACGCGGGCTGCGACTGTGCGTGCGGCGACTCGACGCGGTTGCAATACGATGATCTTCTTGTCGCCCGCTAGTCCTGCATCCAAGGCCATCTGGGGGACCTGGGTGGTTTTTCCGGAGCCGGTGGGGGCGACCAGAACCAAGCGATTGCCCTCCCGGAGCGGGCGGAGCAACGCGTCGTGGACATCCCAAATGGGCAGTTCGCGTCCGGTCATGGGGAGGGCAGCTGGAGCGCTAGACTTTGGGGGTGGCACCGACGAACAGCAGCGCCAGGGCTACCAGGCTCAAAATGGCCATCATGCCCATGGGCATGAATTTCTTTCCTTTGGCAAAGCGCAGTCCGAAAAACACGGTGAGGAACATTAGGAAGCCCTTGGCGACATCCAGGCTGAAGTAGCCCAGCGCGCAGAGGATTAGCGGGATCGACAGCACCGAAGAGGCGATCAGCGAGGCCTTGCTGCCGGCTTTGATGAAACCCATTAAGCCGCCGGCGATGAGAAAGGCGATGTAGACCCACAAAATCACAGTAGCGTTCATAGTCCTGAGAAACATAAGGGGCGCGTGGTGGTGAGGGCACGAACAATCTGCTCTCGCAGCACCGGCTGTCGGCGCGATGGAACGGCGGTCGTTCGGTGTAGGAACAGGATCGCATCGCGCCGACAGCCGGTGCTGCGAGAAGGCGCTGCGTGCGGGGGGGATGGACGGCTCTTGATATCCAAAGGGTTTGGGCTTGCGCAGTCCCCCCGCAGCTGCTGGATTCTGACCCATGGGCCGACAACGTTGCACAGCCACCATCCTCACCTTCAATGAGGAATCCAATCTCGCCGACTGCTTGGAGGGGTTGGGCTGGGCGGACGAGATTGTGGTGGTGGATTCGGGAAGTACGGATCGGACCTTGGAGATCGCGCGTCGCTACACCCATTCGGTCTGGGTAAATCCATGGCCTGGATTCACTGAGCAAAAGAACTTCGCGGCGAGCCAGGCTGCCCATCCGTGGATCTTCAATGTGGATGCTGATGAGCGGGTGACGCCGGAATTGCAACGGGCATTGGTGGAGGTCTTGGAGAACCCTCGCCAGGAGGGCTATGAGGTGCCGCGGGCCAATTTTTTTCTCGGGCGCCACATGAAGTGGGGAGGGTGGTCGCCGGATCGGGTGCTTCGGCTTTACCGGAAGGACGCAGGACGGTTTGGCGGGGTGGAACCGCACGCCAAGGTTCTGCTCGACTCGGCCCAGGTGGGTCGACTTGAGGCACCGCTGATCCATTTCACCTACCGCTCCTTCGCGCACTTTGTTTCCAAACAAACCCCCTACGCGGAAGCGACGGCCCGAGCTCGGATGGAGGCAGGAAAGCGCTATGCCTGTCTGCCTTTAAGGATTTTTTTGAAGTCGGTTTGGAAGTTCTTTGAGGTCTATTGTTGGAAACTGGGGCTGCTGGATGGGACCCATGGTTTGGTGGCAGCCTTGGGTTACTCTTATCGGACTTACCTCCAGGAAACCATCCTCTGGGAACGCACTCGGCTTCCGGAGCCATCGATTGGCGAGACGCAAACGCGGCGGTAGGCCCCTGCTGTTTGCTGTTGAGAATTGGAGGGCGTTATACCGGGGGTGTCACTGTGCTTCCCGCCCCGGCCCATCTTTTTGAACCCTCCGGTTTCTAGGTGTTGGATTCAGGAACGTGAAGGTGTCGATTTTGCCGGCGATACTCGGCAAGGACTTCCCGGACTTCGTCATCCATGCGCCTGACGTTCGGTGAAAATGTCTCTGCCTGGGACATTTTTTGAGACACTTGCCTTGGCCTTGGGGCAAAACGGGCGAGCCGAACCTGTTTAGGAAGGGCTTCCCTGACCGCCAGTGCAGCGCTGTCGATGAGGCGACACAGCATCGAAATTCGCCCCGAATCTGCCAGGAAAGCTTAACCTGTTGATAGACGCGGTTGGTTGATGTTTCTGGAGCGTTGGCGCGAGAAAGATTGTCTTACCCAAGGACACATTTGAGACCAAAAGTCTGGTGGTTTCTAGCTAAGGTTAGATTTGGCATTCGCTCTGCTTGTTAGGAGGAGTGTGGTTGATCTCCGATTGACCCCCGAACCTGAACTTAAGAAGCCATGACTACTAAAGACCTTGTTTACCTGAGCTTGCTGGCACTCTCTGCGATCGTCTTCTACTGGGCTGGTTTCTATGGTGGGTTCAACACGACGCTGCGCATCCTGAAGGCTAAGGATGACGAAGCCGTCAACGACACCGATATTGAGCTTTCTGTTCCGGAGCAGCCGCTCCTGTCCTCCACGGGTATCGAATCCATTACGTCCACTCGGCGCCACAACACCGTGTCGGTCGGTTCGACCCTGCTTCCTCAGAAGTCCAATTATTTTGGCCGAAACTAAATCGGCCTACCTGAGTAGCCCCCTTTACGATTTACTTCATAAGACTGAAAGCCCGCGGATGCGGGCTTTTTTTATTCCCCACGTAGCCTTGTTCGGTAATAGGCCTGCGGTGCCGCATTCGTCGCTGGCTGGGTGAACAGATAGGTGAGGGTGCCCGACCCTTGACTCATCTCAAGGTAGGAAAGAGGCGTCCAGGTGTCAGGGAAAAGCGTTTGGCTCCATTCCAGGTTAAACCCTTGATCCACGTGGCCGCCGAATAGGAAAAGATGATTCCAGAGCTCTCCTGTCGGACTGAGGGTCCGCGAGTAAGCCAAAATTTCCACCGGGGTTGTGTCCGAGACAACGGAACTTCTGAGGATGGCCCCTTCCTCGCCCACCATGATGAGTTGCCGGCCATCCGTGGCCAGGCCGTAGAGATCCCGATAGGTGTAGGTATTGAGTTCCTTCCAGGAGGCGTAGTTGGTG
The DNA window shown above is from Verrucomicrobiales bacterium and carries:
- a CDS encoding DEAD/DEAH box helicase, with protein sequence MTGRELPIWDVHDALLRPLREGNRLVLVAPTGSGKTTQVPQMALDAGLAGDKKIIVLQPRRVAARTVAARVAWERKSPVGKEVGYQIRFEDRTEAGTRILFITEGVLLRQIQDDPQLSDVGVLLFDEFHERNLLSDVALALAKQLQATTRPDLKIGVMSATLDAEPVAAYLGGCPIVISEGQSWPVEVSYLDCPDDRPITEQAADAVERIIQTSVEGDILVFMPGMGEILSTMNAIRSQRLAERVALIPLHGELSPEEQDLAFAPNALRKVIVATNVAETSVTIDGIRHVVDSGLARVARYDAERGIGTLNLEPISRASADQRKGRAGRTAPGTCWRLWTESAHLNRAERNTPEIQRADLAEVVLLLHSLGIRRAAGFAWLDKPDTQAVERAESLLTQLGALRSARPIAGQAIETHRHESDLTLVGRQMLRLPMHPRYSRMLVQASKHGCVPAAALCAALVSGRDLLTRIGRDDKHIAEARELFEASALSDFYTLMRAYQFAKNSDFNPERCRRYGINGKVAREVEQTFKQILDIARQHGFVRDAAPADGSPSATGGNDPAPTDTKSKAAAAQDPLLRCLAVGFADQLAIRRDLGTLECDLTEGRHATLMRESVVQQEALFVAATIREVPGRGSSPLTLLGLATAVKKEWLQELFPDQLTGEVEHLFDRGHKRVAAVRLIRFQDLVIDHQHQREVDPEASGRCLADAFLRGWFELPQLNHELKQLMARINLIDAAAPELEFPPFDRDAQLKALTRAFEGMTLVKEAQAAALKEAFLAHLAPEQRGWLDELTPLAIPWHDGKKLKLTYAEAARDEEGEPQSPEAQVKLHETFALKEHPHILENKLPVKLWLCTPDGKRLESTFNWPAFKSLTYPKLRSTLSKKYPGVIWV
- a CDS encoding TMEM14 family protein codes for the protein MNATVILWVYIAFLIAGGLMGFIKAGSKASLIASSVLSIPLILCALGYFSLDVAKGFLMFLTVFFGLRFAKGKKFMPMGMMAILSLVALALLFVGATPKV
- a CDS encoding glycosyltransferase family 2 protein gives rise to the protein MGRQRCTATILTFNEESNLADCLEGLGWADEIVVVDSGSTDRTLEIARRYTHSVWVNPWPGFTEQKNFAASQAAHPWIFNVDADERVTPELQRALVEVLENPRQEGYEVPRANFFLGRHMKWGGWSPDRVLRLYRKDAGRFGGVEPHAKVLLDSAQVGRLEAPLIHFTYRSFAHFVSKQTPYAEATARARMEAGKRYACLPLRIFLKSVWKFFEVYCWKLGLLDGTHGLVAALGYSYRTYLQETILWERTRLPEPSIGETQTRR